In Proteobacteria bacterium CG1_02_64_396, the genomic window TCCCCGCCACCAGGTTGCCCAGGTCGAGGGCGAAGATCTTGCGCCCCTGCAGCGGCTCGGGGACCTCCCCTTGTGCGATGCGCTGCGCCAGCCCCTCGGCCAGCGCCGTTTTGCCAACCCCCGCCTCGCCGATGAGGATCGGGTTGTTTTTCCGCCGCCGCACCAGGGTCAGGACGATCCGCTCCATCTCGACCTCGCGCCCGATCAACGGATCGATCCGCCCCTCCTTGGCCCGATGGGTCAGCTCGACGGTGAACTTGGTCAGGGTCTCGTCGAGCGGCTCGTCGTCGACCTCATTGCCCCCCTCCCCGTTGGGGTTGCCCCCCGGTCCAGTACGGGCCTCGTCCTCGAAATGGGTCGCCCCATGCACCAGCCCCCGCACCCGCTCGAAGGTGACAGCGCGGCTGTGCAAAAACCAGACGGCGCTTTGGTCATCTTGCTCTTCAAGCAACGAGAGCAGCAGATGCAACCCGGTGACCGGCCCGTGATCCCCCTGCTGGGCGGTCAGTAGGGCGCGGCGCACGATGCGCTGAAAGCCGCCGGTCGGCTCGGGGGCATCTTCTTCGGGGCTGAGCAGGGGGGTGTGTTGGTTGATGAAGGTGTCGAGCTCCAGCCGCAGCCCCGCCACGTCGGTATTCAGGCGGACCAGGGAGTCTCGCACCGAGGGGGTGTCGACCAAGGCCAGCAACAGGTGCTCCACCGTCAGGTAGGCATGGCGGCGTCCCAGGGACTCCATCGCCATCTGGTTGAGGGTGAAGCCGATCTCGGTATCGAAAATAGCGTCCACTTAGGTTCGCTCCACAGTGCATTGGAGGGGATGGCCGTTCATACGGGCTTGGGACACCACCTGCTGTTTCTTGGTTTCCGCCAAATCACGGGGATAAACCCCCGCCTCGCCACGTCCTTCGTGATGCACGGCAAGCATGATGCGTACCGCGTCGAGGTTGCTTTTGTTGAAAATCCGCTCCAGCACCATGACCACGAATTCCATGGGGGTGTGGTCGTCGTTGTGCAGCACCACCCGGAACATCGGCGGATGCTGGCTCTGCGTGGCGCTCTTGGCTTGTTGCTTGGTTTTCGAATCGACCGAAGTCCCCATCGTTACGCAGTTGCCCCCGTTTCGAGGTGCAAGGTCCCCTGCTCCATGCGGAACATCGGGCCGCCGATCCGCTGCCCCAAGGCGGCGTCGCGGCTGGACAGCAGCACGCAGCGTTCCCCCTCGGATACCCAGCGGCGCAAAAATTCGACCATCCGCATCTGCCCTTTTTCGTCAAACCAGAGCCCGGCGTCGTCCCACAGCAGCACCTGGGGATCGCAGGCGATCACCCCTGCCACCGCCGTCCAGACCAGATCGTCGACATGCAGCGAGGTCAGGGTTTCCCCCCCTCGACCGGCCAGGCCGACCTGCCCCAATGCCGCATCGACCTTCTCTTGCAACGCCTGCTTTTGGATGCCCCGGCCCGCCGGGCCAAAGGCGACATCTTCGGCGACGGTGGGGGAAAAGAGCTGATGCCGCGGATCGGTGAAGAGGTAGCCGAGCATCGGCCGCAAGTCGTCGCCCCCACCCGCCTTGCGCACCAAACCGCCGACCCGCACCTCCCCCGAGGTTTGGGGGTTTAAGCCCGCGATCCCGGCCAGCAGGCGGCTTTTGCCTGAGCGGTTGGGGCCGGTGATGGTGGCGATGGTCCCGGCGGGCAGGGTCAGGCTGGTGGGGGCAAGCCCGCTGCAAGACAAAGCGTCGAGGATCAGCATGGGGATGGGGCTCCGGGTCGAGGATGAAACAGCCCGTTAAGGGTCGCCCATGGGGGACGGGGAGGCAACGACCCAGGTCGGAGCGGATCAAGGGGGTGGCGGGGGCTGGGTGATCCTGGCCATACTCGCCGTGCCCCCAAAGGGCTCAGGATTTCCAGCGTTTGCACCGACCCACCACGCCGACAGGGACCCCCACCGTCATGAACGATCACCAACCTACCGACATCGCAGGTTTTCTCGCACGACGCTGGAAAACCCTCGACGACCTCCCGGCGTTGCGGCACGGAGAGACCGGTTTGAGTTATCGGCAATTGAGTGGTCAGGTCGGCTACTGGGCGCAGCGGCTGCGCGAGGCCCAGGTGGAGCCGGGCGACCGGGTGATGCTGCTCTTCCCCAACACCCCGGCTCTGTTGGTGGCGGCCTTTGCGGTTTTGGCGTGCGGCGCCATTGTCGAGTCCTTCGACGACAAGGCGGGACGGCAGCGGCTCGATTATGTGGTGGGGCTGACCGAACCCAAGCTCTGCCTGCACAGCGCAGGGGTGCACCCCCCGGAGGGGGTTGACGCTCTTGAATTGGTGCTTGATTTCAACCGGGATGCCGGGGGATCCAATCTCGACGACATTCCCCCCTGCGCAGGGGGGGACACCGCGATACTGCTGTTTTCTTCCGGCTCGACGGGGCTGCCCAAAGGGGTGGAGATCACCCACCGCCAGCAGATCGCCATCGCCACCCATTTGGCGGCAGGGGTGGGGCTTCGCAAAGGGATGCGGGAGCTGGTCGTCGCCCCCCTGAGTCATTCCGACGGTTGGCAACGGGCGCTGGCGGCGCTGGCGACCGGGGTGGAGCTCTGTTTCCCCGAGGGGTTGATCACGATCAAGCAGATTCTCGACGATGTGTCGTCACTGCAAATCGACACCCTGTTTTTGCACCCCGCCTGGATCCGCTACCTGTTGCGGTGCAATCAGGAGGAGGTGCAACGTGCTTTTGCCGGGGTGGTGAGCCTGGAGACCGGCAGCGCCACCCTGTGGCCCGAAGAGGTGGCCCGCCTGCGCGACTGGCTGGCCGATACCGCCATTCACATCCACTACGGCATTTCTGAATCGCCCCGCTCCACCCTGCTCGACCTGGGGGCCCGTCCCGACAAGTTGGCAGGGGTGGGACGCCCGTTGCCGGGGGTCGAGATCCAGATCCTGGGTGAGGGGGGGGGGACGGTGGCGCCGGGGGAGGTCGGGCAGATTGTGATTGCCGGTCAGCACCTCAGTCGCCGTTACTGGCGTATGCCGGGGCTTTCGGAGGAGCGTTTTCGCGACGGCTGGCTACTGACCGGCGACTATGGGCGGCTCGACGGGGAGGGGTTTCTCTCGTTCGCCGGGCGGAAAGACGACCTGATCGCCTCGGGTGGGTTTTGTTTCTATCCTGCCGAGGTCGAATCGGAGCTGGGGGAGATCCCCGGAGTCGCCGACTATCTGGTGGTCGGCATTCCCGACGCCAAGGGGGTATTGGGTGAGGAGCCCTGGCTTTTCGTGGTCCCTGCCGGGCCGGATTGGTCCTCGCGCCAATTTTTCCTCCACGCCCGCAATAGGCTGGAGCCCTACATGATGCCCCGCCGGGTCGTGGTGCTCGACACCATCCCCCGAACCGATTCGGGCAAGCCGCACCGCCAGGCACTACGCAGCCGCTACACCCCATCCAACGTCCATCCCCATCAGGAGCCAAGGACGCCATGAGCATGACGACCGAACAGATTTCCCAGGATTTGATGACCTTTTTGCGGGAGGAATTTCCCGGCCAAGGCAACGAGTTGACCGAGGAGATGAACCTGCTCGACGACTGGTTTCTCGATTCCTTGAGCATCGTCGACGTGGTGATGTTTCTAGAGAGCCACTTCGACATAGCGGTCGACCGCAAGGACATCACCGGCGACAACTTCCACAGCGTGGTGGCGCTGACCCGCTACGTCGAGCAGCAGATCAACGGTTAAGGGGCAGTCATGACCGGCCTGCTGGCCAACCTCAAGACCAGTGAAGAGGAGCGCGCCGCCCACGACACCCACCGCCCCGGTGTGGTGGCGACGGTGTTGGCGATTTTTGGGCTCTACATCTACCTCTTCACCGACATCGCCCTCTACTGGCACCTGATTACCCCCGAGGCGCTGGCCCGTACGCTGCACCTCTATTTGGCCCACACCTTCGGCGGCGACGGCAATGTCGATTCCTACCTCAACATTGACCGGGGGCCGATCTATTCCAGCGACGACGAGCGGCTGATTCTTTTTTCGATCTTGATCGCCGCATTCCTGAGCGCCTACTACCTGCCGATCCGCTTCAAACCCATCGCTCTGGTGATTTGGTCGGCGCTGGCGTTGGGGGTGCTGTACGGGCTGGTCGCCTGCGCCGTGCTGCTGGCGGCCCACACCCTGGTCTACATGACCCTGCATCGGCCCAAGAACGAGGCGTTCGCGCTGCTGCCGGGGGCGATTTTGTGGGTTGCCTTGGGGGCAGGGAGCCACTGGCAACCGGGTCCCACCATGATGTGGGCGATGATGCCGGTGCTGTCGTTCGTGCTCTACCGGGGGGTCATGCTGCCGCTGCTGGCCAACTTGGTTTGGGCCCCCCGCGTGCAAACCCTGGTGGTGCAATCGGCCATCGTCACGGTCGCTATTGGCACCCTCTACAACGGCGTCATTGCCGACGAATCCTGGAAATTCCCCCTCGGCCTGCTCCTGTTCTTTTTTCAGTGGGAGCGGCTGTTCATGTACCACATCGATTTCAAGGATGGGAAGGTCCCCGACGACGTCACCTGGGGGCGTTATCTGGCGGTGTTTTTCTCGCCGGGGGCGATCCCCAACTGGATCGACCGGGTCTGCATCGGCCAGGGCTATGCCTATCTGAACAATCAATTCCTCTGCCGCGACAAGAACGAGATCGTCAAGGGGGGAATCAAGTTACTGCTCTTGGCGTTGATGTACCTGGTGCTGGGGGAGTGGTTTCGCCACGCCCTCGTCGAGGGGTTCGAAGCGCTGGGGGTTTCGGTCCACAACGGCAGCACTCAGGGTCTGATCGACGACTACATGCGCGGAGAGACGATCTCGCCGCTGTCGATCTGGCTCACCACCCTGCTCAATTTGGCGAAATGGTTCGTTTTTTTTGCGGCGGTCGGCCACTTCAAGGTGGGGCTGTGGCGCATCTGCGGCTACGACGTCGCCCCCAGCTTCGATAAACCCTGGTTGGCCACCAATCTGGTCTCCTTCTGGGGCCGTTTCACCTACCACTACCGGGAATTTTTGGTCCGCGCCTTCTACTACCCGGTCTTCTTCAAGTATTTCCGCAAGCACCGCAAGACCCGGATCGTAGTCGCCACCATGGCCTCGGCGGGGCTGGGCAACCTGGTCTGGGGCCATGTGGTCGAGATTACCTACTACCGGGGTATGGAGTGGGAGGCGATCCGCTATGTGCTGGGGCATTGGCCTTACTACTTTTTGCTCGGGCTGGGGATCTCCCTCACCGAGCTCTAT contains:
- a CDS encoding ATP-dependent Clp protease adaptor ClpS, translating into MGTSVDSKTKQQAKSATQSQHPPMFRVVLHNDDHTPMEFVVMVLERIFNKSNLDAVRIMLAVHHEGRGEAGVYPRDLAETKKQQVVSQARMNGHPLQCTVERT